A stretch of the Nitratireductor thuwali genome encodes the following:
- a CDS encoding helix-turn-helix transcriptional regulator, whose protein sequence is MATETAERAQAGAGERSAARASLSFFIGEQRRLAGADGHLLIDASGRRDEARVLTCNWVYDAVADAGTGNIASIVRTSAATMPGAPARPHHPLGLAALAEQPRLARLAHHGHQEFYILTLPSAQHRLHLMLSSGKPGRIVADRLPHIQMTCIYALSRFLPETGRSRQSTLSERELECLSWVSQGKTAGEIALILDCTANTINSHVAHAIHKLNAKNRAMAIATAIRLKLI, encoded by the coding sequence ATGGCAACAGAGACAGCGGAGCGAGCCCAGGCAGGAGCCGGCGAACGCTCTGCCGCACGCGCTTCGCTTTCGTTTTTCATCGGCGAGCAGCGCCGGTTGGCGGGTGCCGACGGCCATCTTCTGATCGACGCCTCCGGCCGGCGTGATGAGGCAAGGGTGCTGACCTGCAACTGGGTCTATGACGCCGTTGCCGACGCCGGGACCGGGAACATTGCAAGCATCGTGCGCACGAGCGCGGCGACCATGCCGGGCGCTCCTGCGAGGCCCCATCATCCGCTGGGGCTTGCCGCGCTTGCCGAGCAGCCGCGCCTGGCAAGGCTCGCCCATCACGGCCACCAGGAATTCTACATCCTGACGCTGCCTTCGGCGCAGCACCGGCTCCACCTGATGCTGTCTTCCGGCAAGCCTGGACGCATCGTCGCCGATCGTCTTCCGCATATCCAGATGACGTGCATCTATGCCCTCTCTCGTTTTCTGCCCGAAACCGGCCGGTCCCGGCAAAGCACTCTTTCGGAACGCGAGCTCGAATGCCTGTCCTGGGTGTCGCAGGGCAAAACAGCCGGCGAAATCGCCCTGATCCTCGACTGCACGGCCAACACAATAAACAGCCACGTGGCGCATGCCATTCACAAGCTCAACGCCAAGAACCGCGCCATGGCGATTGCCACCGCGATCCGGTTGAAGCTGATATGA